The Mammaliicoccus sciuri genome window below encodes:
- a CDS encoding IS3 family transposase (programmed frameshift): MYKTRLPVKLYQEIFDLHEKGYSFQNIIDKLNLDISDSVIRFKYKVYKQHGITALINKNRNKIYTREFKEKVVKEYLETNKTYSDLAAYYNISHHATLKNWVEKYTEGKENKSYFPYLEVDTMNTRKTTFEERIEIAKYCIENNRDFNKTAEKYQVNYSQVYNWVKKYEKHGDIGLVDGRGKGKPVEALTREEELELKIKALEQRNKFLQMENEVLKKQEEIERQDESKIKQIAAYKTIEALKDKYPIKWICAALEISRASYYKWKNREVSESERFNNELKDEIFRIYHEHDGIYGYRRIYIYLRLYTKFQVNHKRVYRIMKKYGLKAVIRKKRRQYKLSKPEITSQNILNRKFTTSKVNKVWLTDVTEFKLKNGSKVYLSAIYDLGAKKFISHVVSSQNNNKLVYDTFNKAIIKRNTEGIIFHSDRGFQYTSVLFREMIKNASMKQSMSRVGRCIDNGPMEGFWGLLKSEVFKDKSQTFNDIKHATKQINEYIKFYNSKRISLKMAALIKAQPTY, from the exons ATGTATAAAACTAGACTACCTGTTAAACTGTATCAGGAAATCTTCGATTTGCATGAAAAGGGTTATTCCTTTCAAAATATAATTGATAAGTTAAATTTAGATATTAGTGATAGTGTGATTCGATTTAAATATAAAGTGTATAAGCAACATGGTATAACAGCACTTATAAATAAGAATCGAAATAAAATCTATACACGCGAATTTAAAGAAAAAGTTGTTAAAGAATATCTAGAGACTAATAAGACGTATTCAGATCTAGCAGCCTATTACAATATTTCACATCATGCTACTTTAAAAAATTGGGTGGAAAAGTATACTGAAGGAAAGGAAAATAAATCTTATTTTCCATATCTGGAGGTAGACACTATGAATACTAGAAAAACAACATTTGAAGAGAGAATTGAAATAGCTAAATATTGTATTGAAAATAATAGAGACTTTAATAAGACAGCTGAAAAGTACCAAGTTAACTATTCACAAGTCTATAATTGGGTAAAAAAGTATGAAAAACATGGTGATATTGGTTTAGTAGATGGTAGAGGTAAAGGAAAACCAGTTGAAGCTTTAACTAGAGAAGAAGAACTTGAATTAAAAATAAAAGCACTTGAACAAAGAAATAAATTTCTCCAAATGGAGAATGAGGTATTAAAAAAGCAGGAAGAAATAGAGAGGCAG GATGAATCGAAAATCAAGCAAATAGCAGCATACAAGACAATCGAAGCATTAAAAGATAAGTATCCAATCAAATGGATATGCGCCGCACTTGAAATATCGAGAGCAAGTTATTATAAATGGAAAAACAGAGAGGTTTCAGAATCTGAAAGATTCAATAACGAATTAAAAGATGAGATTTTCAGGATTTATCATGAACATGATGGCATATATGGATATCGAAGAATTTATATTTATCTGAGATTATATACTAAATTCCAGGTTAATCATAAACGCGTATATAGAATTATGAAGAAGTATGGATTAAAAGCTGTCATTAGAAAAAAGAGAAGGCAATATAAACTTAGTAAGCCAGAAATCACTTCTCAAAATATCCTAAACAGAAAATTTACAACAAGTAAAGTTAATAAGGTCTGGTTAACAGATGTGACAGAATTTAAATTGAAAAATGGATCTAAAGTGTATTTAAGCGCTATTTATGATTTAGGTGCTAAGAAATTCATCAGCCATGTAGTCTCATCTCAAAACAATAATAAGCTTGTATACGATACCTTTAACAAAGCCATAATTAAAAGAAATACCGAAGGCATTATATTTCATAGCGACAGAGGATTCCAATATACGAGTGTTCTATTTAGAGAGATGATTAAAAATGCTTCTATGAAGCAAAGCATGTCTCGTGTAGGTAGATGTATTGATAATGGTCCTATGGAAGGCTTTTGGGGGTTACTCAAATCAGAGGTATTCAAAGACAAATCTCAAACATTCAATGATATAAAACACGCCACAAAGCAAATAAATGAATATATAAAATTTTATAATTCTAAAAGAATTTCATTAAAAATGGCTGCGCTTATAAAAGCACAGCCAACATATTGA
- a CDS encoding amino acid permease: protein MKQRHIMLLSFGGVIGTGLFLSSGYTLQQAGPLGTMLSYVVGAILVYLVMLCLGQLAIEHPVTGGFHVYASKYIHPSIGFIVAWFYWLTWIVALGSEFTAVGILMQKWLPDVPVYIFSSIAIILVLAFNIVSTKFYAEVEFYFSLVKVLAIILFICLGALTLFGLIHYNGYSGLDTIKSRYTNPTFPNGLGAVFLTMLAVNYAFSGTELIGIAAGETKNPKKVIPKAINATLWRLIIFFIGTMVIISILIPSYQGKSLESPFVVIFQNMGIPYAGDIMNLVIITALLSAANSGLYAASRMVWSLSNEGMFPKYFKKLNKHQMPIRATIFSMCGGLLALFSSIYTADTLYIVLVSIAGLAVVIVWMSICLSYFNAKRANKHLKIHQSVPIIGFILCLVSCVGMIFDPNQSPALYFGIPFAIIAIVFYFVKYHKKDGQIIETSE from the coding sequence ATGAAACAACGTCATATTATGTTATTAAGTTTTGGTGGTGTAATTGGGACTGGGTTATTTTTAAGTTCTGGTTATACATTGCAACAAGCGGGTCCGTTAGGTACAATGTTATCTTATGTTGTTGGTGCTATTCTCGTGTATCTCGTTATGTTATGTCTCGGACAATTAGCGATTGAACATCCGGTGACAGGCGGATTTCATGTTTATGCTTCAAAATATATACATCCTTCAATAGGGTTTATAGTTGCTTGGTTTTATTGGTTAACATGGATTGTAGCACTTGGTTCAGAATTTACGGCAGTTGGTATTTTAATGCAGAAGTGGCTACCCGATGTACCTGTATACATATTTTCAAGTATTGCGATTATACTTGTCTTAGCCTTTAATATTGTATCTACGAAATTCTATGCTGAAGTTGAATTTTACTTTTCTTTAGTGAAAGTGTTAGCGATTATACTGTTTATTTGTTTAGGCGCCCTCACTTTATTCGGGCTTATTCACTACAATGGTTATAGCGGTCTAGATACAATTAAATCACGATATACGAATCCAACATTCCCAAATGGTTTAGGTGCTGTATTCTTAACGATGTTAGCTGTTAACTATGCGTTTAGTGGTACTGAACTGATTGGTATTGCAGCAGGTGAAACGAAAAATCCTAAAAAAGTCATTCCGAAAGCAATTAATGCAACGTTATGGCGATTGATCATTTTCTTTATTGGAACAATGGTTATTATTTCTATTCTCATTCCGAGTTATCAAGGGAAATCTTTAGAAAGTCCATTTGTTGTCATCTTTCAAAATATGGGGATCCCATATGCTGGAGATATTATGAATTTAGTCATTATAACTGCATTATTATCAGCAGCCAATTCAGGGTTATATGCAGCTAGTCGAATGGTTTGGAGTCTTTCAAATGAAGGCATGTTCCCTAAATATTTTAAGAAATTAAATAAACATCAAATGCCGATCCGCGCGACTATTTTTAGTATGTGTGGAGGTTTACTGGCATTATTCTCAAGTATTTATACTGCAGATACATTATATATCGTACTTGTTTCTATAGCTGGTTTAGCTGTCGTTATCGTATGGATGAGCATTTGTTTATCTTATTTCAATGCGAAACGTGCGAATAAACATTTGAAAATTCATCAAAGTGTACCAATCATTGGCTTTATCCTTTGTTTAGTGTCATGTGTTGGTATGATCTTTGATCCAAACCAATCACCAGCATTATATTTCGGTATTCCGTTTGCGATTATTGCGATTGTATTTTATTTTGTAAAATATCATAAAAAGGACGGTCAGATCATTGAGACTTCTGAATAA
- the mmuM gene encoding homocysteine S-methyltransferase: MRLLNKNKQERTLVLDGGLATTLEGYGCDLNSSLWSSEVIIHEPHKVKQAHQAFTDAGADIVLTSTYQASFATFESIGMQTSEIEHLFDVAVEQIKSSVTDEQVIVGSLGPYGAYLSDGSEYTGAYEISIEDYIDFHQARIQALIDRGIYDFVFETVPNFNEIKAIVEHIIPQYSDDMTFWISCTVNDEGNLSDGTDFETVCQYIKEHEARLPVFGVNCSKIESVDKAIDKGLTALPQVIAVYPNGGKTFDPVEKVWVGQGDHALLAQKSKEWISQGIQIVGGCCETTPQDIQHIHQAIK, from the coding sequence TTGAGACTTCTGAATAAAAATAAACAAGAACGTACTTTAGTATTAGATGGCGGATTAGCCACAACATTAGAAGGTTATGGCTGTGATTTGAATTCGTCATTATGGTCTAGTGAGGTTATCATTCATGAACCTCATAAAGTGAAGCAAGCGCATCAAGCATTTACAGATGCAGGTGCTGATATTGTATTAACAAGTACTTATCAAGCAAGCTTTGCTACATTTGAATCTATTGGCATGCAAACATCTGAAATAGAACATTTATTTGATGTTGCTGTCGAACAAATAAAATCATCAGTAACGGATGAACAAGTTATAGTAGGAAGTTTAGGTCCATACGGTGCTTATTTAAGTGATGGTTCAGAATATACTGGAGCATATGAAATATCTATAGAAGATTATATCGACTTTCATCAAGCACGTATCCAAGCACTCATTGATAGAGGTATATATGATTTTGTATTTGAAACGGTGCCTAACTTTAATGAAATAAAAGCAATCGTTGAACATATCATTCCTCAATATTCAGATGACATGACATTCTGGATATCATGTACCGTTAATGATGAAGGTAATTTATCTGATGGTACTGACTTTGAGACGGTATGCCAATATATTAAAGAGCATGAAGCGCGTCTGCCTGTATTTGGCGTGAATTGTTCAAAGATTGAAAGTGTTGATAAAGCAATTGATAAAGGATTGACGGCATTACCACAAGTCATTGCTGTTTATCCGAATGGTGGTAAGACATTTGATCCAGTAGAGAAAGTTTGGGTAGGTCAAGGAGATCATGCATTGCTTGCTCAAAAGTCTAAAGAGTGGATATCGCAAGGTATTCAAATTGTAGGTGGATGTTGTGAAACAACGCCACAAGATATTCAACACATTCATCAAGCGATTAAATAA
- the pruA gene encoding L-glutamate gamma-semialdehyde dehydrogenase: protein MVVEFHNEPATDFTNQENQQAFKDALIKVKSEFGKEIPLVINGEKIYTDDKFESVDPANHQQVLGTISKASKEQVDQAMEAAKEAYKTWRKWSHKERAELLIRVSAIIRRRKHELSALMVYEAGKPWNEADGDTNEGIDFIEYYARSMMELVNGKPVFDREGEHNQYIYKPMGPGVTIPPWNFPFAIMTGTTVAPIIAGNTVLLKPAEDTPLIAYKLMEILEEAGLPKGVVNFVPGDPKEIGDYLVDHKDTHFVTFTGSRATGTRIFERAAKVQEGQNFLKRVIAEMGGKDAIIVDENTDTDLAAKAIVDSAFGFSGQKCSACSRAIVHKDVYDEVLEKSIALTKELSINHTEGGSDVYMGPVINKKQFDKIKNYIEIGSKEGKLEVGGKTDDSKGYFVHPTIISGLKSSDQIMQEEIFGPVVGFTKGDNFEELLEIANDTDYGLTGAVITNNREHWRQACEDYDVGNLYLNRGCTSAVVGYHPFGGFKMSGTDAKTGSPDYMLNFLEQKILSEQF, encoded by the coding sequence ATGGTAGTAGAATTTCACAATGAACCAGCAACAGATTTTACAAATCAAGAGAATCAACAAGCGTTTAAAGATGCATTAATAAAAGTTAAATCTGAATTTGGGAAAGAAATTCCTCTAGTAATTAATGGGGAGAAGATTTATACAGATGATAAGTTTGAATCTGTAGATCCAGCAAACCACCAACAAGTACTAGGTACAATTTCAAAAGCTTCTAAAGAACAAGTTGACCAAGCGATGGAAGCGGCTAAAGAAGCCTATAAGACTTGGAGAAAATGGTCTCATAAAGAAAGAGCCGAATTATTAATTAGAGTTTCTGCAATCATTCGCAGAAGAAAACATGAACTTTCTGCATTAATGGTCTATGAAGCGGGGAAACCATGGAATGAAGCAGATGGAGATACAAATGAAGGTATTGATTTTATTGAATATTATGCGCGTTCTATGATGGAGTTGGTTAATGGTAAGCCAGTCTTTGATAGAGAAGGGGAGCATAACCAATATATTTATAAACCAATGGGTCCTGGTGTTACAATTCCACCTTGGAACTTCCCATTTGCAATTATGACAGGTACAACAGTTGCACCTATTATTGCAGGTAATACTGTATTGCTTAAACCAGCAGAAGATACGCCATTAATTGCTTATAAATTAATGGAAATTTTAGAAGAAGCAGGTCTTCCAAAAGGTGTTGTAAACTTTGTACCAGGTGATCCGAAAGAAATCGGTGATTACTTAGTCGATCATAAAGATACGCACTTTGTAACATTTACTGGTTCAAGAGCAACAGGTACACGTATTTTTGAAAGAGCAGCTAAAGTTCAAGAAGGCCAAAACTTCTTAAAACGTGTCATCGCTGAAATGGGCGGTAAAGATGCAATTATTGTAGATGAAAATACAGATACTGATTTAGCAGCAAAAGCAATTGTGGATTCTGCATTTGGCTTTTCTGGTCAAAAATGTTCTGCATGTTCTAGAGCAATCGTGCATAAAGATGTTTATGATGAAGTTCTAGAAAAATCAATCGCATTAACAAAAGAACTTTCAATTAATCATACAGAAGGCGGTTCTGATGTATACATGGGACCTGTCATTAATAAAAAACAATTCGATAAAATTAAAAATTATATCGAAATTGGTAGTAAAGAAGGTAAGCTAGAAGTTGGCGGTAAGACTGACGACAGTAAAGGTTATTTCGTACATCCAACAATCATTTCTGGACTTAAATCAAGTGATCAAATTATGCAAGAAGAAATCTTCGGACCAGTTGTTGGCTTCACTAAAGGCGATAACTTTGAAGAATTATTAGAAATTGCTAATGACACAGATTACGGATTAACAGGAGCAGTCATTACAAATAATCGTGAACATTGGAGACAAGCATGTGAAGATTATGACGTAGGTAACTTATACTTGAACAGAGGTTGTACATCAGCAGTAGTAGGTTATCATCCATTCGGAGGCTTCAAAATGTCAGGAACAGATGCTAAGACAGGTAGCCCAGACTATATGCTAAACTTCTTAGAACAAAAAATCTTATCAGAACAATTCTAG
- a CDS encoding LLM class flavin-dependent oxidoreductase: MKLSVLDQAPISKGSTPEETLQNTIALAQWTESLGYHRYWVAEHHNTSGLASSSPEILMTQIAASTEHIRVGSGGILLPQYNPYKIAENGKTLSALFPNRIDLGFGNSPGGSPITQKALTDDHIKPIEDFYRQASDLQGFLHNSLPRDHQFRLVKAGPRIDNPPTMWLLGLTENGARNAAQLGIGFVFGHFINPKYKEVAMKRYYEDFKPSVNMKEPSTIVCIFVVCAETDEAAEQLAITQDKWLLNVGKGLGTKVQPPEEINIDDYTEEELELIKKNRKRSIIGSPQTVKKQLNQLTEEYQTDEFMIITNIYDFEAKKKSYQLLAEEILT, from the coding sequence GTGAAATTAAGTGTATTAGATCAAGCACCCATTTCTAAAGGAAGTACGCCTGAAGAAACATTACAAAATACTATCGCATTAGCACAATGGACTGAGTCGTTAGGTTATCACAGATATTGGGTTGCTGAACATCACAATACGAGTGGTCTCGCAAGTTCTTCCCCAGAAATCTTGATGACTCAAATTGCAGCTTCAACTGAACATATTAGAGTTGGCTCTGGTGGCATATTATTACCACAATATAATCCTTATAAAATTGCAGAGAATGGTAAGACTTTATCTGCATTATTTCCTAACCGTATCGACTTAGGATTTGGTAATTCACCAGGTGGTTCTCCAATTACACAAAAAGCTTTAACTGATGATCATATTAAACCAATAGAAGACTTTTACAGACAAGCATCTGACTTACAAGGATTCTTGCATAATTCATTACCTAGAGATCATCAATTTAGACTCGTTAAAGCAGGACCACGCATAGACAATCCACCAACAATGTGGTTATTAGGTTTAACTGAGAACGGTGCTAGAAACGCAGCTCAACTCGGTATTGGATTTGTATTCGGTCACTTTATAAATCCTAAATATAAAGAAGTTGCAATGAAACGCTATTACGAAGACTTTAAACCATCCGTTAATATGAAAGAACCATCAACCATTGTTTGTATTTTTGTAGTATGTGCAGAAACAGACGAAGCAGCAGAACAATTAGCCATAACACAAGACAAATGGTTATTAAACGTAGGTAAAGGATTAGGAACAAAAGTTCAACCACCAGAAGAAATCAATATAGACGATTATACAGAAGAAGAATTAGAACTCATTAAGAAGAACCGAAAAAGAAGCATTATAGGTTCACCACAAACAGTAAAAAAACAACTTAATCAACTAACAGAAGAATATCAAACAGACGAATTTATGATTATTACAAATATTTATGATTTCGAAGCCAAGAAAAAATCATATCAATTACTAGCAGAAGAAATCTTAACTTAA
- a CDS encoding GNAT family N-acetyltransferase, translating into MATINDVQGIIKVCSDGYRVTYKDILPEKYITQIINEFYNEQRVSNEITNIDQYWNGWFVAEDNGQIVGAGGGSFREPHISELYVLYLDPTRKREGIGSGLLNIITENQIRRGAREQWVSVSKGNHMGIPFYEAKGFKYQYEKPMYTLPENENYISLKYKRQL; encoded by the coding sequence ATGGCCACAATTAATGATGTACAAGGTATTATAAAAGTTTGTTCTGATGGATATCGTGTGACATATAAAGATATACTACCTGAAAAATACATCACACAAATTATTAATGAATTTTATAATGAACAACGCGTTTCAAATGAAATCACGAATATTGATCAATATTGGAATGGTTGGTTTGTTGCTGAAGATAATGGACAAATTGTTGGAGCTGGTGGCGGCAGTTTTAGAGAACCACATATCTCTGAATTATATGTCCTATACTTGGATCCAACGCGTAAACGAGAAGGCATCGGTTCAGGTTTATTAAATATTATTACAGAAAATCAAATAAGAAGAGGTGCTAGAGAACAGTGGGTTTCAGTAAGTAAAGGAAACCATATGGGAATTCCTTTTTATGAAGCTAAAGGATTTAAATACCAATACGAAAAACCAATGTATACTTTGCCAGAAAATGAAAACTACATTTCATTAAAATACAAACGTCAATTATAA
- a CDS encoding IS3 family transposase, with protein sequence MAFELKEEGFKLKDILVKVGIPEATYHYHAKQLQKEDLDKGWKKKIIELFQKHNGKYGYRRIYLALRNQGYLINHKKVQRIMRELGLKCQKFTRKSRYQSYKGTVGKVAENRLNRRFHTSIRLQKLVTDITEFKCAEEQKLYLSPIMDLYNGEIISYGISRRPTLDLVLQSLDKAVTIIKHEAPYRTTIHSDQGWHYQHNAWIRRLSEQRIYQSMSRKATCADNASMENFFGIMKQEMYHGEELVNYETLKRRIEDYIYWYNNERLKLKLAGRSPVQYRTQSSQLIA encoded by the coding sequence GTGGCATTCGAACTCAAAGAAGAAGGATTCAAATTAAAAGATATCTTAGTAAAGGTTGGTATACCAGAAGCAACCTATCATTACCATGCCAAACAATTACAAAAGGAAGATTTAGATAAAGGTTGGAAGAAAAAGATCATTGAACTTTTTCAAAAACACAACGGTAAATACGGCTATCGTCGTATATATTTAGCTTTGAGAAATCAAGGTTATCTCATTAACCATAAGAAAGTACAACGAATTATGCGAGAACTAGGATTAAAATGTCAAAAATTCACACGTAAATCACGCTATCAATCATACAAAGGTACAGTTGGTAAAGTGGCTGAAAATCGCTTGAATCGTAGATTCCATACATCTATTCGACTTCAAAAATTAGTGACAGATATCACTGAATTTAAATGTGCTGAAGAACAAAAATTATATCTCAGCCCTATTATGGATTTATACAATGGGGAAATCATTTCTTATGGTATATCCAGAAGACCAACATTAGACTTAGTACTTCAATCATTGGATAAAGCAGTTACAATCATTAAGCATGAAGCACCATATCGTACGACGATACATTCTGATCAAGGTTGGCATTATCAGCATAATGCATGGATTAGAAGATTATCGGAACAAAGGATTTATCAAAGTATGTCACGTAAAGCGACGTGTGCGGATAATGCTTCTATGGAGAATTTCTTTGGCATCATGAAGCAGGAAATGTATCATGGAGAAGAACTTGTTAACTATGAAACATTAAAAAGAAGAATTGAGGATTACATCTATTGGTATAACAATGAACGTTTGAAATTAAAATTGGCTGGACGAAGTCCAGTACAATACCGAACTCAATCCAGCCAATTAATAGCATAA
- a CDS encoding helix-turn-helix domain-containing protein: MFIKKKQKKTVYSVTFKINVLNYMKRTGDSFQDTAIKFGLNTPSIIVRWKKIYDKEGVEGLEKPKGRPPMKKKKQKKSNQNLSREKELELENENLRLENAYLKKLNAFRENPSAFLEKHKQQWHSNSKKKDSN; encoded by the coding sequence ATGTTCATTAAAAAGAAACAGAAAAAGACAGTTTATTCTGTTACATTCAAAATAAATGTATTAAACTATATGAAAAGAACAGGCGATTCCTTCCAAGATACAGCGATTAAATTTGGCCTAAATACCCCATCTATTATTGTGCGATGGAAAAAGATATATGACAAAGAAGGTGTGGAAGGACTCGAAAAGCCGAAAGGACGACCTCCCATGAAAAAGAAGAAACAGAAGAAATCTAATCAAAACCTATCACGAGAAAAAGAGTTAGAGCTAGAAAATGAAAATCTTCGATTAGAGAATGCTTATTTAAAAAAGTTGAACGCTTTTCGAGAGAATCCGAGTGCCTTTCTAGAAAAGCACAAGCAGCAGTGGCATTCGAACTCAAAGAAGAAGGATTCAAATTAA
- a CDS encoding IS3 family transposase (programmed frameshift) translates to MYKTRLPVKLYQEIFDLHEKGYSFQNVIDKLNLDISDSVIRFKYKVYKQHGITALINKKRNKIYTREFKEKVVKEYLETNKTYSDLASYYNISHHATLKNWVVKYTEGKENKSYFPYLEVDTMNTRKTTFEERIEIAKYCIENNRDFNKTAEKYQVNYSQVYNWVKKYEKHGDIGLVDGRGKGKPVEALTREEELELKIKALEQRNKFLQMENEVLKKQEEIERQDESKIKQIAAYKTIEALKDKYPIKWICAALEISRASYYKWKNREVSESERFNNELKDEIFRIYHEHDGIYGYRRIYIYLRLYTKFQVNHKRVYRIMKKYGLKAVIRKKRRQYKLSKPEITSQNILNRKFTTSKVNKVWLTDVTEFKLKNGFKVYLSAIYDLGAKKVISHVVSSQNNNKLVYDTFNKAIIKRNTEGIIFHSDRGFQYTSVLFREMIKNASMKQSMSRVGRCIDNGPMEGFWGLLKSEVFKDKSQTFNDIKHATKQINEYIKFYNSKRISLKMAALIKAQPTY, encoded by the exons ATGTATAAAACTAGACTACCTGTTAAACTGTATCAGGAAATCTTCGATTTGCATGAAAAGGGTTATTCCTTTCAAAATGTAATTGATAAGTTAAATTTAGATATTAGTGATAGTGTGATTCGATTTAAATATAAAGTGTATAAGCAACATGGTATAACAGCACTTATAAATAAGAAACGAAATAAAATCTATACACGCGAATTTAAAGAAAAAGTTGTTAAAGAATATCTAGAGACTAATAAGACGTATTCAGATCTAGCATCCTATTACAATATTTCACATCATGCTACTTTAAAAAATTGGGTGGTAAAGTATACTGAAGGAAAGGAAAATAAATCTTATTTTCCATATCTGGAGGTAGACACTATGAATACTAGAAAAACAACATTTGAAGAGAGAATTGAAATAGCTAAATATTGTATTGAAAATAATAGAGACTTTAATAAGACAGCTGAAAAGTACCAAGTTAACTATTCACAAGTCTATAATTGGGTAAAAAAGTATGAAAAACATGGTGATATTGGTTTAGTAGATGGTAGAGGTAAAGGAAAACCAGTTGAAGCTTTAACTAGAGAAGAAGAACTTGAATTAAAAATAAAAGCACTTGAACAAAGAAATAAATTTCTCCAAATGGAGAATGAGGTATTAAAAAAGCAGGAAGAAATAGAGAGGCAG GATGAATCGAAAATCAAGCAAATAGCAGCATACAAGACAATCGAAGCATTAAAAGATAAGTATCCAATCAAATGGATATGCGCCGCACTTGAAATATCGAGAGCAAGTTATTATAAATGGAAAAACAGAGAGGTTTCAGAATCTGAAAGATTCAATAACGAATTAAAAGATGAGATTTTCAGGATTTATCATGAACATGATGGCATATATGGATATCGAAGAATTTATATTTATCTGAGATTATATACTAAATTCCAGGTTAATCATAAACGCGTATATAGAATTATGAAGAAGTATGGATTAAAAGCTGTCATTAGAAAAAAGAGAAGGCAATATAAACTTAGTAAGCCAGAAATCACTTCTCAAAATATCCTAAACAGAAAATTTACAACAAGTAAAGTTAATAAGGTCTGGTTAACAGATGTGACAGAATTTAAATTGAAAAATGGATTTAAAGTGTATTTAAGCGCTATTTATGATTTAGGTGCTAAGAAAGTCATCAGCCATGTAGTCTCATCTCAAAACAATAATAAGCTTGTATACGATACCTTTAACAAAGCCATAATTAAAAGAAATACCGAAGGCATTATATTTCATAGCGACAGAGGATTCCAATATACGAGTGTTCTATTTAGAGAGATGATTAAAAATGCTTCTATGAAGCAAAGCATGTCTCGTGTAGGTAGATGTATTGATAATGGTCCTATGGAAGGCTTTTGGGGGTTACTCAAATCAGAGGTATTCAAAGACAAATCTCAAACATTCAATGATATAAAACACGCCACAAAGCAAATAAATGAATATATAAAATTTTATAATTCTAAAAGAATTTCATTAAAAATGGCTGCGCTTATAAAAGCACAGCCAACATATTGA
- a CDS encoding SDR family NAD(P)-dependent oxidoreductase has translation MTNILENFKLQGKVAIISGGTIGIGQSMALAQAGVQIIIADHNISSTNKTLSGIKQSEDIETIALKVDITDPTSVNQMLNNVIEQFGKIDMLVNKVGMTYNVTEEELTFEDWNKVMNLNLNGIF, from the coding sequence ATGACAAATATATTAGAGAACTTCAAATTACAAGGCAAAGTTGCAATCATTAGCGGTGGCACAATAGGAATAGGTCAATCAATGGCATTAGCACAAGCAGGCGTTCAGATTATCATTGCTGATCATAACATCTCATCAACAAACAAAACACTCTCAGGAATTAAACAGAGCGAAGACATTGAAACAATAGCATTAAAAGTAGACATAACCGATCCAACATCGGTAAATCAAATGCTCAATAACGTCATAGAACAATTTGGCAAAATTGATATGTTAGTCAATAAAGTTGGGATGACATACAACGTAACAGAAGAAGAACTCACATTTGAAGATTGGAATAAAGTTATGAACTTAAATCTAAATGGAATATTTTGA
- a CDS encoding GntR family transcriptional regulator — MTRKGLIPKTTVLSLKSEVANEEVMQQLELKPGESVYKLVRLRYAEEDPIVLVTTYIPLSLVPNLKEIDFTTTRFYEVLEKNQTPIKEITRKLELITADETVSDLLSVEIDAPLFYFHSVGYIENRVPIEYSVSKYRGDLNSFIFNISS, encoded by the coding sequence ATGACAAGAAAAGGATTAATCCCAAAGACAACAGTTCTATCATTGAAATCAGAAGTTGCCAATGAAGAAGTCATGCAACAATTAGAACTAAAACCTGGAGAATCTGTATATAAATTAGTCCGTTTAAGATATGCAGAAGAAGATCCAATCGTTCTTGTAACAACTTATATTCCATTATCATTAGTACCTAATTTAAAAGAAATTGATTTTACAACGACAAGATTTTACGAAGTGTTAGAAAAAAACCAAACACCTATTAAAGAAATAACGAGAAAGCTTGAATTAATCACAGCAGATGAAACCGTAAGTGATTTATTATCTGTAGAGATAGATGCCCCACTCTTCTACTTCCATAGTGTGGGTTATATTGAGAATCGGGTACCAATAGAATATTCTGTCTCTAAATACAGAGGCGATTTAAACTCATTTATCTTTAATATCTCATCATAA